From Oreochromis aureus strain Israel breed Guangdong linkage group 4, ZZ_aureus, whole genome shotgun sequence, a single genomic window includes:
- the map2k4a gene encoding dual specificity mitogen-activated protein kinase kinase 4a isoform X3 — MEFKHTTMATPSPNNPTTPSSNNAGAHQQHQSQSQHITTMSSMQESNTCWRCQSETALKLNFANPPIKPMTRFTLNTAGPPFQNPHIERLRTHSIESSGKLKISPEQHWDFTAEDLKDLGEIGRGAYGSVNKMVHKPSNQIMAVKRIRSTVDEREQKQLLMDLDVVMRSSDCPYIVQFYGALFREGDCWICMELMATSLDKFYKFVYGSLDDVIPEEILGKITLATVKALNHLKENLKIIHRDIKPSNILLDRNGNIKLCDFGISGQLVDSIAKTRDAGCRPYMAPERIDPSASRQGYDVRSDVWSLGITLYELATGRFPYPKWNSVFDQLTQVVRGDPPQLSNSEERRFSPKFIAFVNVCLTKDESKRPKYKELLRDPFIQMYEERSVDVAGYVCRILDQMPASPSSPMYMD, encoded by the exons ATGGaattcaaacacacaacaatGGCGACTCCCAGCCCTAACAACCCAACAACACCCAGCAGCAACAACGCAGGAGCACACCAGCAGCACCAGTCCCAGTCCCAGCACATTACCACCATGAGCAGCATGCAGG AGTCCAACACCTGCTGGAGATGTCAGAGTGAAACAG CCCTGAAGCTGAACTTTGCCAATCCTCCCATCAAACCCATGACTAGATTCACACTGAACACGGCCGGGCCGCCCTTCCAGAACCCTCACAT AGAGAGGCTGAGGACACACAGCATCGAGTCCTCGGGAAAATTGAAGATCTCCCCAGAGCAGCACTGGGACTTCACAGCCGAAGATCTCAAAGATCTGGGCGAGATCGGCCGAGGAGCTTACGGCTCCGTCAACAAGATGGTGCACAAGCCGAGTAACCAGATCATGGCGGTCAAG agGATTCGATCGACAGTCGACGAGAGAGAACAGAAGCAGCTGCTGATGGACTTGGACGTGGTTATGAGAAGTAGTGATTGTCCTTACATCGTGCAGTTTTACGGTGCTctgttcagagag gGGGACTGCTGGATTTGTATGGAACTTATGGCTACCTCGTTAGACAAATTTTACAAGTTTGTATATGGCTCGTTAGATGATGTGATTCCAGAAGAAATATTAGGAAAAATAACTTTAGCT ACTGTGAAGGCGCTTAACCACTTAAAAGAAAACTTGAAAATTATACACAGAG ACATTAAGCCATCAAACATCCTCCTGGACAGGAACGGCAACATAAAGCTGTGTGACTTCGGCATCAGCGGTCAGCTGGTGGACTCCATCGCCAAAACCAGAGATGCCGGTTGCAGACCGTACATGGCG CCCGAGAGAATAGACCCCAGCGCATCCCGGCAAGGTTATGATGTCCGCTCAGATGTCTGGAGTTTGGGAATCACACTG TATGAGCTGGCCACGGGACGGTTTCCCTACCCAAAGTGGAAcagtgtgtttgatcagctgacCCAGGTGGTGAGAGGAGACCCGCCGCAACTCAGCAACTCGGAGGAGAGGCGCTTCTCCCCCAAATTCATCGCCTTTGTCAATGTGTG CCTTACAAAGGATGAATCAAAAAGGCCAAAGTACAAAGAGCTGCTG AGAGATCCGTTCATTCAGATGTACGAGGAGCGCTCAGTCGACGTAGCCGGTTACGTCTGCAGGATCCTGGATCAGATGCCGGCCTCTCCCAGCTCCCCCATGTATATGGACTGA
- the map2k4a gene encoding dual specificity mitogen-activated protein kinase kinase 4a isoform X1 — translation MEFKHTTMATPSPNNPTTPSSNNAGAHQQHQSQSQHITTMSSMQESNTCWRCQSETGFQINLSGAPPSKRKALKLNFANPPIKPMTRFTLNTAGPPFQNPHIERLRTHSIESSGKLKISPEQHWDFTAEDLKDLGEIGRGAYGSVNKMVHKPSNQIMAVKRIRSTVDEREQKQLLMDLDVVMRSSDCPYIVQFYGALFREGDCWICMELMATSLDKFYKFVYGSLDDVIPEEILGKITLATVKALNHLKENLKIIHRDIKPSNILLDRNGNIKLCDFGISGQLVDSIAKTRDAGCRPYMAPERIDPSASRQGYDVRSDVWSLGITLYELATGRFPYPKWNSVFDQLTQVVRGDPPQLSNSEERRFSPKFIAFVNVCLTKDESKRPKYKELLRDPFIQMYEERSVDVAGYVCRILDQMPASPSSPMYMD, via the exons ATGGaattcaaacacacaacaatGGCGACTCCCAGCCCTAACAACCCAACAACACCCAGCAGCAACAACGCAGGAGCACACCAGCAGCACCAGTCCCAGTCCCAGCACATTACCACCATGAGCAGCATGCAGG AGTCCAACACCTGCTGGAGATGTCAGAGTGAAACAG GGTTTCAGATAAACCTGTCTGGAGCTCCCCCAA GTAAACGTAAAGCCCTGAAGCTGAACTTTGCCAATCCTCCCATCAAACCCATGACTAGATTCACACTGAACACGGCCGGGCCGCCCTTCCAGAACCCTCACAT AGAGAGGCTGAGGACACACAGCATCGAGTCCTCGGGAAAATTGAAGATCTCCCCAGAGCAGCACTGGGACTTCACAGCCGAAGATCTCAAAGATCTGGGCGAGATCGGCCGAGGAGCTTACGGCTCCGTCAACAAGATGGTGCACAAGCCGAGTAACCAGATCATGGCGGTCAAG agGATTCGATCGACAGTCGACGAGAGAGAACAGAAGCAGCTGCTGATGGACTTGGACGTGGTTATGAGAAGTAGTGATTGTCCTTACATCGTGCAGTTTTACGGTGCTctgttcagagag gGGGACTGCTGGATTTGTATGGAACTTATGGCTACCTCGTTAGACAAATTTTACAAGTTTGTATATGGCTCGTTAGATGATGTGATTCCAGAAGAAATATTAGGAAAAATAACTTTAGCT ACTGTGAAGGCGCTTAACCACTTAAAAGAAAACTTGAAAATTATACACAGAG ACATTAAGCCATCAAACATCCTCCTGGACAGGAACGGCAACATAAAGCTGTGTGACTTCGGCATCAGCGGTCAGCTGGTGGACTCCATCGCCAAAACCAGAGATGCCGGTTGCAGACCGTACATGGCG CCCGAGAGAATAGACCCCAGCGCATCCCGGCAAGGTTATGATGTCCGCTCAGATGTCTGGAGTTTGGGAATCACACTG TATGAGCTGGCCACGGGACGGTTTCCCTACCCAAAGTGGAAcagtgtgtttgatcagctgacCCAGGTGGTGAGAGGAGACCCGCCGCAACTCAGCAACTCGGAGGAGAGGCGCTTCTCCCCCAAATTCATCGCCTTTGTCAATGTGTG CCTTACAAAGGATGAATCAAAAAGGCCAAAGTACAAAGAGCTGCTG AGAGATCCGTTCATTCAGATGTACGAGGAGCGCTCAGTCGACGTAGCCGGTTACGTCTGCAGGATCCTGGATCAGATGCCGGCCTCTCCCAGCTCCCCCATGTATATGGACTGA
- the map2k4a gene encoding dual specificity mitogen-activated protein kinase kinase 4a isoform X2: MEFKHTTMATPSPNNPTTPSSNNAGAHQQHQSQSQHITTMSSMQESNTCWRCQSETGKRKALKLNFANPPIKPMTRFTLNTAGPPFQNPHIERLRTHSIESSGKLKISPEQHWDFTAEDLKDLGEIGRGAYGSVNKMVHKPSNQIMAVKRIRSTVDEREQKQLLMDLDVVMRSSDCPYIVQFYGALFREGDCWICMELMATSLDKFYKFVYGSLDDVIPEEILGKITLATVKALNHLKENLKIIHRDIKPSNILLDRNGNIKLCDFGISGQLVDSIAKTRDAGCRPYMAPERIDPSASRQGYDVRSDVWSLGITLYELATGRFPYPKWNSVFDQLTQVVRGDPPQLSNSEERRFSPKFIAFVNVCLTKDESKRPKYKELLRDPFIQMYEERSVDVAGYVCRILDQMPASPSSPMYMD, from the exons ATGGaattcaaacacacaacaatGGCGACTCCCAGCCCTAACAACCCAACAACACCCAGCAGCAACAACGCAGGAGCACACCAGCAGCACCAGTCCCAGTCCCAGCACATTACCACCATGAGCAGCATGCAGG AGTCCAACACCTGCTGGAGATGTCAGAGTGAAACAG GTAAACGTAAAGCCCTGAAGCTGAACTTTGCCAATCCTCCCATCAAACCCATGACTAGATTCACACTGAACACGGCCGGGCCGCCCTTCCAGAACCCTCACAT AGAGAGGCTGAGGACACACAGCATCGAGTCCTCGGGAAAATTGAAGATCTCCCCAGAGCAGCACTGGGACTTCACAGCCGAAGATCTCAAAGATCTGGGCGAGATCGGCCGAGGAGCTTACGGCTCCGTCAACAAGATGGTGCACAAGCCGAGTAACCAGATCATGGCGGTCAAG agGATTCGATCGACAGTCGACGAGAGAGAACAGAAGCAGCTGCTGATGGACTTGGACGTGGTTATGAGAAGTAGTGATTGTCCTTACATCGTGCAGTTTTACGGTGCTctgttcagagag gGGGACTGCTGGATTTGTATGGAACTTATGGCTACCTCGTTAGACAAATTTTACAAGTTTGTATATGGCTCGTTAGATGATGTGATTCCAGAAGAAATATTAGGAAAAATAACTTTAGCT ACTGTGAAGGCGCTTAACCACTTAAAAGAAAACTTGAAAATTATACACAGAG ACATTAAGCCATCAAACATCCTCCTGGACAGGAACGGCAACATAAAGCTGTGTGACTTCGGCATCAGCGGTCAGCTGGTGGACTCCATCGCCAAAACCAGAGATGCCGGTTGCAGACCGTACATGGCG CCCGAGAGAATAGACCCCAGCGCATCCCGGCAAGGTTATGATGTCCGCTCAGATGTCTGGAGTTTGGGAATCACACTG TATGAGCTGGCCACGGGACGGTTTCCCTACCCAAAGTGGAAcagtgtgtttgatcagctgacCCAGGTGGTGAGAGGAGACCCGCCGCAACTCAGCAACTCGGAGGAGAGGCGCTTCTCCCCCAAATTCATCGCCTTTGTCAATGTGTG CCTTACAAAGGATGAATCAAAAAGGCCAAAGTACAAAGAGCTGCTG AGAGATCCGTTCATTCAGATGTACGAGGAGCGCTCAGTCGACGTAGCCGGTTACGTCTGCAGGATCCTGGATCAGATGCCGGCCTCTCCCAGCTCCCCCATGTATATGGACTGA
- the map2k4a gene encoding dual specificity mitogen-activated protein kinase kinase 4a isoform X4 has product MEFKHTTMATPSPNNPTTPSSNNAGAHQQHQSQSQHITTMSSMQGKRKALKLNFANPPIKPMTRFTLNTAGPPFQNPHIERLRTHSIESSGKLKISPEQHWDFTAEDLKDLGEIGRGAYGSVNKMVHKPSNQIMAVKRIRSTVDEREQKQLLMDLDVVMRSSDCPYIVQFYGALFREGDCWICMELMATSLDKFYKFVYGSLDDVIPEEILGKITLATVKALNHLKENLKIIHRDIKPSNILLDRNGNIKLCDFGISGQLVDSIAKTRDAGCRPYMAPERIDPSASRQGYDVRSDVWSLGITLYELATGRFPYPKWNSVFDQLTQVVRGDPPQLSNSEERRFSPKFIAFVNVCLTKDESKRPKYKELLRDPFIQMYEERSVDVAGYVCRILDQMPASPSSPMYMD; this is encoded by the exons ATGGaattcaaacacacaacaatGGCGACTCCCAGCCCTAACAACCCAACAACACCCAGCAGCAACAACGCAGGAGCACACCAGCAGCACCAGTCCCAGTCCCAGCACATTACCACCATGAGCAGCATGCAGG GTAAACGTAAAGCCCTGAAGCTGAACTTTGCCAATCCTCCCATCAAACCCATGACTAGATTCACACTGAACACGGCCGGGCCGCCCTTCCAGAACCCTCACAT AGAGAGGCTGAGGACACACAGCATCGAGTCCTCGGGAAAATTGAAGATCTCCCCAGAGCAGCACTGGGACTTCACAGCCGAAGATCTCAAAGATCTGGGCGAGATCGGCCGAGGAGCTTACGGCTCCGTCAACAAGATGGTGCACAAGCCGAGTAACCAGATCATGGCGGTCAAG agGATTCGATCGACAGTCGACGAGAGAGAACAGAAGCAGCTGCTGATGGACTTGGACGTGGTTATGAGAAGTAGTGATTGTCCTTACATCGTGCAGTTTTACGGTGCTctgttcagagag gGGGACTGCTGGATTTGTATGGAACTTATGGCTACCTCGTTAGACAAATTTTACAAGTTTGTATATGGCTCGTTAGATGATGTGATTCCAGAAGAAATATTAGGAAAAATAACTTTAGCT ACTGTGAAGGCGCTTAACCACTTAAAAGAAAACTTGAAAATTATACACAGAG ACATTAAGCCATCAAACATCCTCCTGGACAGGAACGGCAACATAAAGCTGTGTGACTTCGGCATCAGCGGTCAGCTGGTGGACTCCATCGCCAAAACCAGAGATGCCGGTTGCAGACCGTACATGGCG CCCGAGAGAATAGACCCCAGCGCATCCCGGCAAGGTTATGATGTCCGCTCAGATGTCTGGAGTTTGGGAATCACACTG TATGAGCTGGCCACGGGACGGTTTCCCTACCCAAAGTGGAAcagtgtgtttgatcagctgacCCAGGTGGTGAGAGGAGACCCGCCGCAACTCAGCAACTCGGAGGAGAGGCGCTTCTCCCCCAAATTCATCGCCTTTGTCAATGTGTG CCTTACAAAGGATGAATCAAAAAGGCCAAAGTACAAAGAGCTGCTG AGAGATCCGTTCATTCAGATGTACGAGGAGCGCTCAGTCGACGTAGCCGGTTACGTCTGCAGGATCCTGGATCAGATGCCGGCCTCTCCCAGCTCCCCCATGTATATGGACTGA
- the map2k4a gene encoding dual specificity mitogen-activated protein kinase kinase 4a isoform X5, producing the protein MTRFTLNTAGPPFQNPHIERLRTHSIESSGKLKISPEQHWDFTAEDLKDLGEIGRGAYGSVNKMVHKPSNQIMAVKRIRSTVDEREQKQLLMDLDVVMRSSDCPYIVQFYGALFREGDCWICMELMATSLDKFYKFVYGSLDDVIPEEILGKITLATVKALNHLKENLKIIHRDIKPSNILLDRNGNIKLCDFGISGQLVDSIAKTRDAGCRPYMAPERIDPSASRQGYDVRSDVWSLGITLYELATGRFPYPKWNSVFDQLTQVVRGDPPQLSNSEERRFSPKFIAFVNVCLTKDESKRPKYKELLRDPFIQMYEERSVDVAGYVCRILDQMPASPSSPMYMD; encoded by the exons ATGACTAGATTCACACTGAACACGGCCGGGCCGCCCTTCCAGAACCCTCACAT AGAGAGGCTGAGGACACACAGCATCGAGTCCTCGGGAAAATTGAAGATCTCCCCAGAGCAGCACTGGGACTTCACAGCCGAAGATCTCAAAGATCTGGGCGAGATCGGCCGAGGAGCTTACGGCTCCGTCAACAAGATGGTGCACAAGCCGAGTAACCAGATCATGGCGGTCAAG agGATTCGATCGACAGTCGACGAGAGAGAACAGAAGCAGCTGCTGATGGACTTGGACGTGGTTATGAGAAGTAGTGATTGTCCTTACATCGTGCAGTTTTACGGTGCTctgttcagagag gGGGACTGCTGGATTTGTATGGAACTTATGGCTACCTCGTTAGACAAATTTTACAAGTTTGTATATGGCTCGTTAGATGATGTGATTCCAGAAGAAATATTAGGAAAAATAACTTTAGCT ACTGTGAAGGCGCTTAACCACTTAAAAGAAAACTTGAAAATTATACACAGAG ACATTAAGCCATCAAACATCCTCCTGGACAGGAACGGCAACATAAAGCTGTGTGACTTCGGCATCAGCGGTCAGCTGGTGGACTCCATCGCCAAAACCAGAGATGCCGGTTGCAGACCGTACATGGCG CCCGAGAGAATAGACCCCAGCGCATCCCGGCAAGGTTATGATGTCCGCTCAGATGTCTGGAGTTTGGGAATCACACTG TATGAGCTGGCCACGGGACGGTTTCCCTACCCAAAGTGGAAcagtgtgtttgatcagctgacCCAGGTGGTGAGAGGAGACCCGCCGCAACTCAGCAACTCGGAGGAGAGGCGCTTCTCCCCCAAATTCATCGCCTTTGTCAATGTGTG CCTTACAAAGGATGAATCAAAAAGGCCAAAGTACAAAGAGCTGCTG AGAGATCCGTTCATTCAGATGTACGAGGAGCGCTCAGTCGACGTAGCCGGTTACGTCTGCAGGATCCTGGATCAGATGCCGGCCTCTCCCAGCTCCCCCATGTATATGGACTGA
- the tmem220 gene encoding transmembrane protein 220 — translation MGEVCKERKPWLRVVWQICNVFMCLFFALASYVQINDPDAGLWMAGYGVPAVLCACIVVKPHVTETLPWRRVADLHVMISSAISAMLGWTLYKERITQIFQKEEGREFSGLVLTAFWLLLCRHSGRAPVGMLRVSTAAAITVFPFVAWLYYHINKDLRSDWPSHCTTAI, via the exons ATGGGAGAAGTTTGTAAGGAGAGGAAGCCGTGGCTTCGTGTTGTTTGGCAAATCTGCAacgttttcatgtgtttgttcttCGCTCTGGCGTCGTACGTTCAG ATCAATGATCCAGATGCAGGTTTATGGATG GCTGGTTACGGCGTCCCTGCTGTTCTGTGTGCGTGTATTGTTGTGAAGCCTCATGTGACAG agACTTTGCCCTGGAGGCGTGTTGCTGACCTTCATGTGATGATTTCCAGTGCGATCAGTGCCATGTTGGGATGGACGCTGTACAAAGAGCGAATCACACAGATCTTTCAGAAGGAGGAGGGCAG AGAATTTTCAGGTCTCGTTTTGACTGCATTTTGGCTCCTCCTGTGTCGCCATTCTGGAAG AGCTCCTGTCGGGATGCTCCGAGTCTCCACAGCTGCTGCCATCACAGTCTTCCCATTTGTGGCCTGGCTTTATTACCACATCAACAAGGATCTGAGATCAGACTGGCCTTCACACTGTACAACTGCGATTTAG
- the LOC116314296 gene encoding protein SCO1 homolog, mitochondrial, with protein MALSVLYHSLGCRLLHSRVLQSPAKLTLGALPRQSALKHTLSPRRTHSYLMNVSQRHTCRATQWKNQHSLRTFSSMPPPPSSGDKPKKSGPVTWKSLAVTFAIGGALLGGMKYFKKEKEEMIEKERNKSIGKPALGGPFSLIDHNNKPTKSEDFLGQWILIYFGFTHCPDICPDELEKMIEVVDEIDKIKTLPNLTPILITIDPDRDTPQALATYVKEFSPKLIGLTGTTAQINEVSRVYRVYFSQGPKDEDNDYIVDHTIIMYLVGPDGEFVDYFGQNKRSVEIINSIAAHMRRFKKGK; from the exons ATGGCTCTGAGTGTGCTGTATCACAGCCTGGGCTGCCGGCTGCTTCATAGCAGAGTCTTACAGAGTCCGGCGAAGCTTACGCTCGGCGCTTTACCGAGACAGTCGGCCCTGAAACACACGCTGTCCCCGCGGAGAACTCACTCCTACCTG ATGAATGTGAGTCAGCGGCACACCTGCAGAGCAACGCAATGGAAGAATCAACACAGCTTAAGAACATTTTCCTCGAtgcctcctccaccctcatcaGGAGATAAGCCAAAGAAGTCTGGG CCTGTGACGTGGAAATCGTTAGCAGTAACGTTTGCCATCGGTGGTGCGCTGCTCGGAGGGATGAAATATttcaagaaagaaaaggaagaaa TGATTGAAAAAGAGAGGAACAAGTCAATAGGGAAGCCGGCACTGGGAGGCCCGTTCTCACTCATCGACCACAACAACAAGCCCACCAAGAGCGAGGACTTCCTCGGCCAGTGGATCCTCATCTACTTCGGGTTCACTCACTGCCCCGACATCTGCCCGGATGAACTGGAGAAGATGATCGAAGTAGTGGATGAAATAG acaaaataaaaacgTTGCCAAACTTGACGCCGATCCTCATCACCATCGACCCCGACAGGGACACACCCCAGGCCTTAGCTACATATGTGAAAG AGTTTTCCCCAAAGCTGATTGGTCTGACGGGAACGACGGCTCAGATCAATGAAGTTTCCAGAGTGTACAGAGTGTACTTCAGTCAGGGGCCAAAGGATGAAGACAACGACTACATC GTCGATCACACAATCATCATGTACCTCGTGGGACCCGACGGAGAGTTCGTGGATTATTTCGGACAGAACAAAAGAAGTGTGGAGATCATCAACTCGATAGCGGCACACATGAGGAGGTTCAAGAAGGGAAAATGA